The Miscanthus floridulus cultivar M001 chromosome 17, ASM1932011v1, whole genome shotgun sequence genome has a window encoding:
- the LOC136515816 gene encoding uncharacterized protein yields the protein MDADDWLQTIESKLEIAHCVGHDRVLYAAHQLQGQAKDWWAAYTAAHPNAQAITWQEFYQSFHSHYVPSGEIKVKRKEFLELKQGSMSVHEYLTKFTQLSCYASSDVDTDDKKQDCFRDGLNPEICYALSSNEYDTFQKLVDKAFTIERERKVLETDRKRKMAF from the coding sequence ATGGATGCAGATGATTGGCTCCAGACCATTGAGAGCAAGTTGGAGATTGCTCATTGTGTGGGTCATGATCGAGTTCTATATGCCGCTCATCAACTGCAAGGTCAGGCCAAAGATTGGTGGGCTGCCTACACTGCTGCTCATCCCAATGCTCaagctatcacttggcaggagtTCTATCAGAGTTTTCATTCTCATTATGTGCCTTCTGGTGAAATCAAGGTGAAGCGCAAGGAGTTTTTAGAACTCAAGCAAGGCTCAATGTCAGTTCATGAATATCTCACTAAGTTCACGCAACTGTCCTGTTATGCCTCCAGCGATGTCGACACTGATGACAAGAAGCAAGACTGTTTTAGAGATGGTTTGAACCCTGAGATTTGCTATGCTCTGTCCTCCAATGAGTATGACACCTTCCAGAAGCTGGTTGACAAGGCCTTTACTATTGAGAGAGAAAGGAAAGTTCTTGAGACTGATCGCAAGAGGAAGATGGCTTTTTAG
- the LOC136515817 gene encoding uncharacterized protein, producing the protein MASNYCIEHINFYVVDFNTTYHAILGRPALAKFMVVPYYTYLVLKMPSPIGVLALRANLSIAYACEIESLALIEATNLPIQMASVVIKAKTVSADDMEIPKLEPPRASTKSKEIKEVVLGLDDPSKTVKIGAHLDPK; encoded by the coding sequence atggcaagcaactactgcattgagcatatcaacttctatgttgTCGACTTTaacaccacctaccatgccatacttggtcggccagctctggccaagtttatGGTTGTACCGTACTACACGTATCTGgttctgaagatgccttcgcctataggagttctggccctacggGCTAACCTCTCCATCGCATATGCCTGTGaaatagagagtctcgccctcatcGAAGCCACCAACCTCCCCATCCAAATGGCCAGCGTGGTCATCAAAGCCAAGACGGTGTCcgccgacgacatggagatcccaaagctagagcctcctcgtgcctccaccaagtccaaggaaataaaggaggtcgtcCTCGGCCTTGATGACCCCTCTAAGactgtgaagattggggctcacctagaccccaaatag
- the LOC136515818 gene encoding uncharacterized protein, producing MVYEDSTLVIKQLNKDWSYSSERMDAYCAKIKKLEGKFYGIEYHHVVRDQNQLVNHLSKLGSSRVAIPLGVFVQDLMAPSIKEDKEVQEVPTAEELVANRITADEQKGLMAIEEEDDDVDTNDEDEDEDSDTDDE from the exons ATGGTATACgaggactccacgctggtcataaagcagctcaataaagactggtcTTATTCCAGCGAGaggatggatgcatattgcgccaaaatcaagaagcttgaagggaaattctatggtatcgagtaccaccacgtggtacgcgatcaaaatcagctcgtcaaccacttatccaagttaggctcctctcgcgtCGCGATTCCGctaggggtctttgttcaagatcttatggcgccatccattaaggaagataaggaagttcaagaaGTTCCTACCGCCGAGgagctg GTGGCCAATCGCATCACCGCTGATGAGCAAAAGGGCCTCatggctatagaggaggaggatgatgatgttgataccaatgatgaggatgaggatgaggacagtGATACCGATGATGAGTAG